CAGCTTTACCCGGTATACTTACTGGAGTTATCTTAAGCATAGGAAGAGCTGCCGGTGAAACAGCCCCTATTCTTTTTACAGCCGCAACATTTTATACAAGAAGATACCCTGGCTCAATTTTTTCAGATACCATGGTCCTGCCGTACCATATCTATGCCCTTATGACCGAAGGCACGCATCCTGATCAGCAGAAAGCCATTGCTTATGGCTGCTCGCTTTTACTTTTGGTTTTAGTATTATCAATATCAGGCGCTGCAATTTATATAAGACAAAAACGGAGCGTAACTTATGGACATTAATTTAGCAAGAATTACTGTAGAGAATCTTAACTTTTATTACGGCCAGAAACAGGCGCTTAATAATATTAATATGAATTTATTTGACCGCAAAGTAACTGCAATTATCGGGCCGTCCGGCTGTGGTAAATCAACATTTATCAGGCTTTTTAACAGGATGAATGATTTGGTGCTGAACTCGCGTTTGGAGGGCAAAATACTGCTTGATGGCAAAGATATAAACAATAAGAAAACAGATGTCGTTGAAATAAGAAGAAAGGTCGGGATGGTTTTTCAAAAACCTAACCCTTTTCCAAAAAGCATTTATCAAAACATTGCTTACGGGCTTGAGATCAATGGAATAACAAACAATGAATTTATAACGGAGAAAATAGAGGATTCACTAAAAAAGGCAGCTCTTTGGGAAGAAGTTAAAGACAGGCTTGACCAGAGTGCGCTTATGCTTTCCGGAGGCCAGCAGCAGAGGCTTTGCATAGCCCGTTGCCTGGCAGTTGAACCGGAAGTTATTCTTTTTGATGAGCCTTGCGCAAGTTTAGATCCTATTTCTACAAAAAAAATAGAAGAATTAATTGAAGAGCTGGAAAAAGATTATACAATAATAATAGTTACTCATAATATGCAGCAGGCAGCAAGAATTTCAGACTATACAGCATTTATGTACCTGGGCGAACTTGTTGAGTTCGGCAATACTGAGAAAGTATTTACTGTGCCAAAAGAAAAAAGGACAGAAGAATATTTGTCCGGAAAATTCGGATAACGTCTTAACGTAGGGGCGGGCCTTGCGTCCGCCTATATTA
The Candidatus Liberimonas magnetica DNA segment above includes these coding regions:
- the pstB gene encoding phosphate ABC transporter ATP-binding protein PstB, which translates into the protein MDINLARITVENLNFYYGQKQALNNINMNLFDRKVTAIIGPSGCGKSTFIRLFNRMNDLVLNSRLEGKILLDGKDINNKKTDVVEIRRKVGMVFQKPNPFPKSIYQNIAYGLEINGITNNEFITEKIEDSLKKAALWEEVKDRLDQSALMLSGGQQQRLCIARCLAVEPEVILFDEPCASLDPISTKKIEELIEELEKDYTIIIVTHNMQQAARISDYTAFMYLGELVEFGNTEKVFTVPKEKRTEEYLSGKFG